The region attaattgggtgttattttgatgttgacagtgcGGGAACCTGTCATCCAACAGTTGGGGTTgggtctgcgggacttcaacagtgtgaggtgagttaccttccattaTAAATGGGTCTAAGGCTACCATGTCGGCTCATCAGTAGGAGTTgtttgatagatgattgtctttgtgataattatctaggtttgctactatctgatatgttttatgtgttagtatgataTGGCGTTATGTGATAATggtagtagggggaatagtccccggtTGTCGGTCGATAGGGCCAAAAAGGGTAGTTCAATACCCAACTAtgctagacagtatgttatgttattatgtggtagtggtaggggtgaaatagtccccgtaaccggttgagacacaccggagggtaggtcgggcacccagatatgcctgatagtggggtaggttgagcaccccaatatgctcagcagggtaggtcaggcacccagatatgcctgacagggtaggccgggcacccagatatgcatgggaatatgtgatttgtatggtatatggtatgatggggggaactcactaagctttgtgcttacggttttaagtttttgtttcaggtactttgtttttaaaggaaaggagccggttCGATCACAACACATCACACTATAGTTTTCCGCACACTAGATCTTTGGGactacactctgatatggttttatgatactatgttttgattgttgacactttggttttgacatgagatataattctgaatgtttttatactgttggtttgatgtaataacttaattaaaatgaaatttttggtcttgaattttgggatgttacacatgtcCTTAAACTAAAGAAAACTTTTGCAATACCCATACATGATCAAAGCAAAATGAGCTCACTCTGCGGGTCACATAGTTGTGGAAGAAGACCCATCAAATCAACAACATTGACCGCTCTCTTCATGGCTAGTCCGCTAATAAACCTTGCGTCTCTGCTAACAGCCCCCTAGGAGATTCACCCCCAAAGAAGGTCTCCCTATATCCGTTGGGAATAAATCGGCACGAGGTTTCCTACCATCACAGGAGGGCCAAAAAATCTCTGTTTTCTTGATGTTCAACTCAAGATCCAAGCCTGGACCATGCAACCGAATAATGTTCAACacttttgtaacatccataaaaagcatgtcaaatttgaacttttttaaaacatttaaaaacattaagttattacaattcgttttcaaaatagtatcatatcagagttcccagaaatcataatcataaatcgaggaagtgtacggtcacgccttcgcctttccacgatCATCCGACGTACCTAAAAACAaacgataaatgtaagctcgaagtcttagtgagttacccccaaaataccaacgccatacatatataaccatatcatataagcttataaacaacaacatgcataatgagcattcagcctgactggaccgcctcacagaccttcagcctatctggaccgctctccgagccttcggcacgtctggaccgcctcgcagggcctacagcctatccggaccgctcgctgggccttcgaccTAACTAATCCCCTTTGCAGGGCTTTTAGTTtatccggaccgccctgggtatgttggccttcaacacaaagcaggaccacctcaacccaacccccaatcaacaaACATGTGCGCTACATATCATACACTAGCATATATAATAGTTAAGACGatataacagatcactaatcatagcaacatcctattacCTGGATACatacctaaccaggtcactaagcatatcaccatcctaactaccaggatgcaaaccaaAAAGCATATCATGTAATAAACCCGAATACAAATCCGACAAGGACCgaaattggtgccttagacccattagatatagtgaggataactcacctcacaactgacGCGTTGAAGTGATAAGCTCAACTCTTAGGTCACCGTCACAAACTCCACTACCTATATTCATCATTGAACCATATCtataaatttccaatttcccaaaatgcccccagaagtcaactagtcaacccttgggcaaagtccaagtcaatggtcaaggtcaatagtccatgttgacccaactcgtcgagtgtagttcaccgactcgtcgagtccttcctgaactcgagaagtcgtgatATCCCCCGCCGAATTGTCGAGTTTCCttgcaactcgctgagttcatgcatgtccaaatgtcgggaagaaccctaactgactcgtcgagtcttcttACTGACTCTCCGGGTCCATTCAAAACTAAATACGggccatcttcaaccgactcatcgagttgaccaagcaactcgtcgagtcccattcaGTCCATCACTTATTCAGTCGATTTTAAGCTGCTCCAACGTTCCAAACAGTAAATCTATGCTCCTAGGATGttgttatcatgtaaagttgctagctttacgtgcatgcaagggtTTATGAAGCTAAAACACTCATAAATAGCATTAGGAGAAGGTTTTGGACATGGAGAAGGGCtaaagcttcataaagcttgaggctttatgtccATAAGTCCTTGGGAATTCAAGATCTGAAACTATGCCcttgtgacaagctcaaaccCAAGTGTGACCCCCATCTTACCCTAGAAATGACCATTTCTTTTACTAAAAAGGGAGATCTAAGCAATGAAATGTAAAGGTGgtagctttatacctcaatattGTTGCTACGACATTGGAAaggctggatctacaagctcttcctTGTTCCAAGCTATTAACTCCTCAAGAAATGCTCCGATGCACTCTCTTTTGGTCTCACATACTCAAAATTGGAGGCTAGCTAGCTATTAGGGTTTCTATGGACATGAAGGTGACAAGGGAGGTTGAGGAGGAAagttaaggacctttaaatagggtgcaaaccctaaaaatttagggttttcactttccagcacctactcgtcaagtctggtcctccaactcgtcgagtagggtctaAAACCCACGCGGCTGCTTtggtctctactcgacgagttggcctatCAACTCGTCAAGTCGCCTTTAAATCTTGACCATTGGAGCTTTAAACCGATATCGagaaatcgggatgttacaactctagCCACCTCCTCTGAATCCCCAATGATAATCATATCATCTAGATACCAAGCATGGAGAAGGAACTTACAATTGTCTCTAATCTTGTGCACAAACGGGTGTAAAACGAGCACAAAAAGAAGAGGGCCCAAGGGGTTGCCTTGCTGCACCCCAGTGGCAGACCATATATGTTGGTCTCCGATATGAAGTCTCGTTGCTTGCCTGTACAAGAAATGCACCCACAAAGAAATGGAAGGACACATCTTCTTAACCTCGTGGAGCAATGCTGATCTATCCACCATGTTAAAGGCATTCAAGAAATCCACAATCAACATTACAAGAGACCCATTAGCATGGTGTTCACTCAACACTCTATTGGCACTGTGTAACACAACCTCAGCACCGCCGAACACACCAACCATGAACTGAAAATCATTAAGATACTTGACCATTTCTTTACCCACACCTTTCATGACAATCTTGGAAACCAGACGTCTCCGTATAGTGCCTACTGCAATTGGACAGATCCCGTTGTCAGGTTTAACTAGGAACATGAAAGGAGTGGACACTACAGTTTAACTAGGAACATGAAAGGAGTGGACACAACAAACTTTGCCAAAATGGTTAGACATCTCTGTGTATCTTTGGAAACCATACGGCTCCATAAGTGTTGTTGCCGTAGTCAAATTTCAAAGTTGGAGGACTCGAGGTTAGTTTTATAATAGTTGAGCGAGGAAGGTATTATGAACGTTGCCCTGATTTACCCTGACTGCTTAATATACCCTCGTCGAACGATACCGTCGTTTTCTCCAGAGAgattagggttcaaggaaaacggCGGAGATGCTCGAGTTCTACAAATGTCGTAGTAGCTCAGTCGAATGGAAACCTTCCCCGATAGTCGCTCTAGCCACCAGCGTGGACGAATCTCAGGTCGCTGCCGCTAGGGAAGATGGCTCCCTTGAGATATGGCTGGTATCCCCTGGCGCCGTTGGTTGGCACTGCCAACTGGTATGGTCATTGCtggtcttcttcctcttcttattATTCATATACGTGTTATCGCTACGGAATTAGGATTTTGAATTTGTTTCGTTGTTGTAGACGATACACGGTGACCCAAATCTGAGAGTGTCTTCGCTCGTATGGTGTAGTTCGGGTTCCTGTGGCTTAGCGGCTGGCAGGTTGTTGTCATCAAGCATTGATGGATCAATATCTGAGTGGGACTTGGACAACTTGACACAGAAGGTTTGTCTGTATACATATGAATTTTGACGCTGTTAATATAAAACCTTATTTAGTGCCATGAAGAGATTAAATGGTCATTTCTGCTGCTAACATGGGTAAATTATTGACCGAAGAACTGGTTGGAAGGTGATGGCTAAACCAGTTTTGTAATGCAGCTGTTAAATGGTTGATAATTATGTTACTTTTAACGACCTTCCACAATAATAATTTGTGGAGCTTTGAGACTCATGCATTGACATAGTTAAAATGACATATCACATAAAAAGTTATCAAGCAAGCAGTCGTTTGTAATTATTATTTTGGAGTCGAGAGTCTTGTTACTTGTTTAGTCTGGTCCTAAGGTCTTATTTAAGGTGTAGTTTATCTGATCTGTGCAGGTTGTGGTGGATCCTATTGGTGTTTCCATTTGGCAGATGGCTACTCATCCTATGTGTAATAATACAAAACAGGATTTGGGTTATCTAGAGAATGGACACGCAGCtattggtgatggtgatggtgatgtgaCGAGCGACAGTGAAGTGGAAGGTGATTCGGTTGAGTTATATGAAGAGCCGATTACCGGGAATGCATGTATAGCAATTGCCTGTGACGACGGATGTGTGCGTTTATATGATATATCAGACTCAGATGAGGTCACTTACCATAAATCGCTGCCAAGGGTCAGTGGTGAGATAGCATGGCTCACTCCTGTTCCTATTGCTACTTTTCATTCATTCATGGTTGGTTATTAATTTCATTTGTTGTTTGTTGTGCAGGGCGTGTATTAAGCGTCACTTGGAGTCCAGATGCAAGAAGGATATATTCAGGGAGTAGTGATGGGTATGTGCATTTCTTTAGTTATAATCtagtaaatatgttattaaataaaAGTTTGAGTGGGAATTTCATTCAGGTTCATAAGATGCTGGGATGCTAAATCGTCTCATGAAGTATACAGAATCACTGTTGGTCTTGGGGGGTTAGGCGGTGGGTCTGAACTTTGCATATGGTCTTTGCTTGCTCTGAGGTAATTGGGGATttgggtttgtgtgtgtgtgtgtgtgtgtgtttgagcttatTAGCAGTTTGAATGTGGTTTCAGGTGTGGGACCCTTGTGAGTGGGGACAGCAGTGGCAGCGTTCAGTTTTGGGAGAGTTCACATGGTACTCTGTTGCAAGCACATTCTTGTCATAAGGGGGATGTGAATGCTTTGGCTGCTAGTCCTAGTCATAGCAGGGTGTTCTCAGCTGGATCAGACGGTCAGGTACTACCTGAATACTAATTTAATTTTAAATTGTACTTGGTTGGAtgttgtatgatatatatatatatatatatatatatatatatatatatttatttatttatatttatgtttcaggttATCTTATATAAGGCCTCTGGTGACAAGTCTTGTGAAGCAATAAAAAAGAAGTGCAAGTGGGTGTATGTTGGTTATGTGAGAGCCCATACACATGATGTGAGAGCCTTGGTTGTTGCTGTACCCATAAGCCGCGAAGGTATGCGTATGCTTCTCAGGGAATTTTGTTtccaattaattatttaataaggAAGGACTTGTGTTACAACAGATTTATTGGTGTCGGGTGAAGAAAAGGTAAAAAGAGGGCATGGCACTGGTGTTGACTTGAGCATGAGCTACAATAAGTGGGCTCATATGGGCATTCCCATGCTTATATCAGCTGGAGATGACACAAAGCTTTTTGCATATTCAGCCAACGAGTTCACCAAATTCGGTCCACATGATATCTGTCCTGCACCACAAAGACCAGCCATTCAGTTGGTGTGCAGTAGTAATATGCTTCTGGTCCAGGCTTCAAAGTGGTTGGATATCTTTACGGTTGATGTGAAAAGAGGAGACGCTGTTTCAACTACTGATATGGTGGCTCGAGTAAAGAGCAAGAGCAAGAGGAAGATCATTTGCAGCTCCATGTCCTCTTCAGGGAGATTTTTTGCGTATTCAGATCATGTGAGACCTTGCCTATTTGAGCTGATGAGAAAGGAGGAGGGAGGGTGGTCCATAAGTAAAAGGAAACTCCCACCATGCATACCTTTTGCCCATTCCATGATATTTACTTGTGATTCTTCTCGGTTAATGATATCAGGACATGACAGAATGATATATGTAAGCAATCCTTCTGTTTCTCTCAACTGTTGAGTTATGTCATGACTCATGAGaatgatatgtatatatatatatatatatatatatatatatatatatattataatatatttctTTTCAGGTTGTAGATGTTGGAAGCCAGAAATTAAGTCATCGATTCACCCCATGTTGTAAGGAGTCAGATTCAGAATTACCACCTACTCAGCCTCCAATTACAAAAATGTTTACTAGTTTGGATGGACAGTGGCTAGCTGCAGTCAACTGTTTTGGAGATGTGTATATATTCAATCTAGAGACACAGAGGTAATAATCTACTACTCTAGGCTCTAGCTAGTGTATGATGTATGTAGGGCTAATCTGATGTAATTTTGTTTGTCTGTTTGTGGAGAGCAGGCAACACTGGTTCATTGCAAGATTGGATGGTGCCTCTGTTACAGCTGCAGGGTTTAGTCCTGGAAATAGCAATGTGCTAATAATCTCTACATCTTCAAACCAAGCCTATGTTTTTGATGTGGAGGCTAAGAAACTAGGGGAATGGTCTAGACACAACACATTTATGTTGCCTCGAAGATATCAGGACTTTCCTGGAGAGGTTATTGGGCTCACATTTCCGCCATCTTCAAATTCATCAACTGTCATCATTTACAGTGCCaggtttcatttttttttctaaccTATTATTCAGACTTTGAGAGTGTTTGCTGATTGTTTTTGTTTAATGGTTTGCTTTGTAGGGCAATGTGCTTGATTGACTTTGGGATGCCGGTCGGGTGTGATGAAGATCCTGATGAGAAAGCAATAACATTAAAGAAGAAGTTATTAAAACGTAAGCTGCATGAGTTAGAAGGTAAAAAGGGTGGTAGGAAGAATTTTGAATTTTGTGCCTTTAGAGAACCGGTTTTATATGTTGGCCATCTTTCAAAAGGTTCTGTATTGGTCGTAGACAAACCATGGTTGGAAGTTGTTAACAATTTTGATGCCCAGCCAGTTCACAGACATATATACGGGACATAAACCAAACCCCAAACCCACTCTTTAATGACAGACAAAACAAATGGAGGGTAGGAGTAGGTGTAGGTAACtaccactactactactactactacaatTGGTTAGGTAGAGGAGCAGAGTTCAATTTTGATCGCTTTATTCCATATGGTCAATCATGTTGTGTAATGAATGTATTGCTTAAATCTTGTTGCCTTTGATAGTAAAATTCTTTTTAATGTACATTGGCTTTTTCATTAGATGGGTTTCTTTTTCTGATTACTGCTGGGTTATCCATATTCTTCTTTACttcattgatatatatatatatatatatatatatatatatatatatatatatatatatatatatatatatatatatgaaacttaATCGGGCCGTGATAATCACGGACCTAGCGAACTCATCAACAAGCTATTTGATTTTAGATAAAAATGTTTTAATGACATTTATTAATGTCTTCCGGCCGGAGGACTAATTGGATTGTTGCGAGCCGAACAAATGGGAAGTGCTTTGGAAGAAGCAATCTTTTACCAAGTCATCTTATTGGAAATAACAAGAGCATTTATGAATACTCAAAGTTTCATGACCGAAACTACTTTTCAAAAAACTGTTATGTTGTGTTTAGTTGCGGAAAATGGGTTGTTTTCCGAAAAAATTTCTcaagaaaaatcaaaattttgaaaacatatttAGTTTGTCTATTTTTCCAAATATTTCATggaaaatgaaaataatttttcgTTTTATAAAATTACAAACTTACCATCACCACTACCCCATCACCAGTATCGCTGCCACCATCACCATCTCTGCCACAATTTCTGCTGCCACCACCACTGCCTGTTATCATTGTcgttgccaccaccaccaccgttgcCATCATCGACACCGCTACTGACCCCACCCCCACCCTACCATTGCTACTGTtctctaaaaatgaaaaatcgATAGAAATATACGCATCTAAACGTGTTGTCTAATTTTctaaaacttaaaataaaaaatgattaaGTTTTAACtaaaagtattttttaaaatttctaatgaaaactgaaaatgaaaaacgaaaaaggaaagatgtttttccgcaactaaacgcaatcttagagttttagaaaaatcaaTTCTTAGGTTGTACAATGCTTTAATGAGAAACAAAAGATATAATTTAAGAACGTTGCTATTTCTTGTATATAGGAATACAAAATCACAAAGGTTGTTGTCTTAGAGCTATAGTGGAATTAATGTCAACATCCTCTTTTATACTCATATAACGTTTATCTCTATTAGAAAACTCGAAAACCGCCATTGATAATATATTATTTGACATTTTCATCCTGCTTTGTGCATTTTGTTTTCTTttgagacaaaattgcaaaaatagtccttgtggtatgcatttttttgggggttttagtcaaaacctcGACTTCTTTAGATTGATGGTCCTTTTGGActagtttgtatgtgaaaatggtccctccgaaaattgaaatgactaaatTGCCCTTgtgatatatttttatatttttttctatttaatttaatgttttattaataataaaatggGGCCCACAccccattctctctctctctctctctctctctctctttctctctctctctctctctctctctctctctctctctctctctctctctccagcaCCCACATTTGACGACCGTTTTTCTCCCCCGATCAAACCTTGAAACCACCATTGTTCTGATGAAAATCGAAGTTGTAAACCAAAATAAGAACCCAAATCAACAACCCAAATCTCGAACCtatttctccttcttcacacccaaagctttgatgagataAACCAGCTCCAAACACCCTTCTTTTCATTCAATTTTGTTGTTGCCATCAATAAGAAGAATAGGAGGCAGCTGCCTCTTTTACTTCGTCTGTCTTCTCCTTCGGATGATGGCCAATCGAAGTTGCTCCAACCTTTCCACCTGTCAATCGTAGTCACTAAACTCCCCCCCTGAAGACTGTTGCGATCGCTGCTGCCTTTCCCCCTTTCATCATCTATTTCTTCTTCGTTCCCTGGCCTGAACCCACCACCGAAGTGGGTGTTTCCCCAGAGAAAACATCGGAGGCGGCAACCCGTTTTTGATTCCCCACCTTCGCACCTTCCTTCTGAGACAGAAGAAGCACAGGAGCTACTTAAGCAACCCTTGCTGCTTTCGTTACCACCTCGAGCCTTCCCTGTCACTGCCTCGTTCGTGATTAGCCTTCTCGATCAGATGAAAACCAAGGATCGGAGGTCCTTTTTCCCGTCGCTGACATCATAAGTTGCCCCCATTAAGTATGCCTATTATTCTTCATACCAATCATCGAATTGCTAATAAGTACTGAAATCTTGTAGATTGTTGTCGGTGATTCAATGTTATTTAGATATGAATCTTGCAAAGGTAGAGGAGAAGATAAATTGATGTATGAGATTAAAGAAGATGAATGTTGTGGTATGTATTTTGGGATGTAGTGGtcgattgagagagagagagaaagagaaagtggGAGAGATAGGGTCACTGAAGCTTTCTCCATTAAGTGTACGTGTGTattgatgaagaagatgagagaCCACATTTGTGTGATATTGTCTGAGTTTTAATTTTGACAAGAAGCCGTGTGGGTTTTTTAGGAAGAAGATGATTATACATGAGAGAGAGGTGGGcccatttttatatttaataataataataataattttaaaaagtgaaagaaaaatgaaaaataaattcattgagggtataatagtctttttagtttggaCAGGGACCAAAATTGCATGTAAACCAGcccaaaaggaccaccaatccaaaaaagtcgaggtttggactaaaacccaaaaaaaatgcataccacagggatcatttttgcaattttgtcttcttTTGACATTAAAAATCCTTTTGATATCTTTCTTGAGTGTATCTAGCATAAGTGTTGTATGTTCATATATTAAAAGTTGTAATCTTGATTCATTTACATTTTGATAACGTACGGAAGCGGTAAACATAAGTTAGGTATTGTCAATTGTTGATTCACCTACTGACTGAAGCAATGTGATGACGTCTCCTATATATTTTGTTATCACTAATGCACGTCATACACAATGATGAACCAACATAAGTTAAATgcaaaaataacaacata is a window of Lactuca sativa cultivar Salinas chromosome 1, Lsat_Salinas_v11, whole genome shotgun sequence DNA encoding:
- the LOC111905260 gene encoding WD repeat-containing protein PCN, producing MLEFYKCRSSSVEWKPSPIVALATSVDESQVAAAREDGSLEIWLVSPGAVGWHCQLTIHGDPNLRVSSLVWCSSGSCGLAAGRLLSSSIDGSISEWDLDNLTQKVVVDPIGVSIWQMATHPMCNNTKQDLGYLENGHAAIGDGDGDVTSDSEVEGDSVELYEEPITGNACIAIACDDGCVRLYDISDSDEVTYHKSLPRVSGRVLSVTWSPDARRIYSGSSDGFIRCWDAKSSHEVYRITVGLGGLGGGSELCIWSLLALRCGTLVSGDSSGSVQFWESSHGTLLQAHSCHKGDVNALAASPSHSRVFSAGSDGQVILYKASGDKSCEAIKKKCKWVYVGYVRAHTHDVRALVVAVPISREDLLVSGEEKVKRGHGTGVDLSMSYNKWAHMGIPMLISAGDDTKLFAYSANEFTKFGPHDICPAPQRPAIQLVCSSNMLLVQASKWLDIFTVDVKRGDAVSTTDMVARVKSKSKRKIICSSMSSSGRFFAYSDHVRPCLFELMRKEEGGWSISKRKLPPCIPFAHSMIFTCDSSRLMISGHDRMIYVVDVGSQKLSHRFTPCCKESDSELPPTQPPITKMFTSLDGQWLAAVNCFGDVYIFNLETQRQHWFIARLDGASVTAAGFSPGNSNVLIISTSSNQAYVFDVEAKKLGEWSRHNTFMLPRRYQDFPGEVIGLTFPPSSNSSTVIIYSARAMCLIDFGMPVGCDEDPDEKAITLKKKLLKRKLHELEGKKGGRKNFEFCAFREPVLYVGHLSKGSVLVVDKPWLEVVNNFDAQPVHRHIYGT